In Nostoc sp. GT001, a genomic segment contains:
- a CDS encoding glutathione S-transferase family protein, giving the protein MAEIKVYSAVVCPYAHRTRLVLQEKGIDFDLIEIDLQNKPEGFTKVSPYGKVPALTHGDNRVWESAVINEYLDEVFPNPPLLPSNPIDRAQARIWIDFANTRFVPAFSTLLRSSDPEKQEEAKQELYKHLEFIENEGLAKLSGEGPYWFGEFISLVDFTYFPWFERWAALKQYRGFGIPEQFTRLRQWKHALKERESVKAIAHSKEFYIERYAKFAAPTLAAV; this is encoded by the coding sequence ATGGCTGAAATTAAAGTATACAGTGCAGTTGTTTGTCCTTATGCTCACCGTACCCGCTTGGTACTCCAAGAGAAAGGCATCGACTTCGATTTGATTGAGATTGATTTGCAGAATAAGCCTGAAGGGTTTACCAAAGTTTCCCCCTATGGTAAAGTTCCTGCACTAACTCATGGCGATAACCGAGTTTGGGAGTCAGCGGTAATTAACGAATATCTTGATGAGGTATTTCCCAATCCACCACTGTTACCTAGCAACCCCATTGATAGGGCACAAGCTCGTATCTGGATAGATTTTGCTAACACCAGATTCGTTCCCGCTTTTTCTACACTGCTGCGGAGTTCAGATCCCGAAAAACAAGAAGAAGCTAAACAGGAACTATATAAACATCTGGAATTCATTGAAAACGAAGGTTTAGCAAAGCTTTCTGGAGAAGGCCCTTACTGGTTTGGTGAATTTATCAGTTTGGTGGATTTCACCTATTTCCCTTGGTTTGAGCGCTGGGCTGCACTGAAGCAATATCGTGGTTTTGGAATACCAGAGCAATTTACCCGTCTACGCCAGTGGAAACATGCTTTGAAAGAGCGTGAATCTGTGAAAGCGATCGCTCACTCTAAAGAATTCTACATCGAGCGATATGCTAAATTCGCTGCGCCTACTCTCGCTGCTGTTTAA
- a CDS encoding reverse transcriptase domain-containing protein — translation MRNAETVLSVIRDRGNRGLPLDDVYRQLFNPNLYLLAYSRIYKNNGAMTQGVTSETVDGMSIKKIENLIEDIRYERFRWTPVRRINIPKKNGKTRPLGIPTWNDKLVQEVIRLILEAYYEPQFSNSSHGFRQERGCHTALTVIDRTWQGTKWFIEGDIRGCFDNIDQKILMSILREKIQDNRFLRLIETLLTAGYCEQWRYHSTLSGTPQGSIVSPILANIYLDKLDNFVEQTVIPEYTRGKCRAENREYSRLVKLAWYYRKNGQFDKARQLEIKYQKMPSKDVRDPEYRRLNYVRYADDFLLGFIGSLQEAKEIKEKLKTFLADNLQLEMSAEKTLITNARNEAANFLGYEILVQYSDNKHTNGKRSLNGITALRIPASFVEGKCALYMRNGKPIHRPELINDDDFTIINIYQSELRGYVQFYSLAQNIAWLRKLQWVMWSSLMKTLACKHKTSVAKICAKYQKTVKLPQGRRKCVEITVPVEGKKPLVTRFGGIQLKRNLKATIEDLPRVRKPAFRNELIKRLLASECEICGATGDIEVHHIHALKDLKIKGKKEKPQWMQIMSARRRKTLMVCPQCHDAIHAGKPISQQVSR, via the coding sequence ATGCGAAACGCCGAAACGGTTTTAAGTGTAATCCGAGACAGAGGAAATCGTGGTTTACCTCTGGATGATGTCTACAGGCAACTTTTCAATCCTAACCTGTACCTCTTGGCGTACAGTCGCATTTACAAAAATAATGGGGCAATGACGCAAGGAGTTACATCAGAGACTGTGGATGGGATGTCCATCAAAAAGATTGAAAACCTCATAGAAGATATTCGCTATGAACGTTTTCGATGGACACCAGTACGGCGAATTAATATTCCCAAGAAAAATGGGAAAACGCGACCACTGGGCATTCCCACTTGGAACGATAAATTGGTTCAGGAAGTAATACGTTTGATATTAGAAGCGTACTACGAACCCCAATTTTCTAACAGCAGTCATGGTTTTCGACAAGAGCGTGGATGCCATACTGCATTAACAGTAATAGACCGCACTTGGCAAGGAACCAAATGGTTTATTGAAGGAGATATCCGTGGTTGTTTTGACAATATAGATCAGAAAATCTTAATGTCAATTCTCCGTGAGAAAATCCAAGATAATCGATTTTTGAGATTGATTGAAACCTTATTAACGGCAGGTTACTGTGAGCAATGGAGATACCATTCTACACTGAGTGGAACGCCACAAGGGTCGATTGTCTCACCCATACTCGCAAATATTTACCTTGATAAGCTAGATAATTTTGTCGAACAGACAGTCATTCCAGAATATACACGAGGTAAATGTCGGGCAGAAAATCGAGAGTATTCAAGGCTCGTAAAACTTGCTTGGTATTACAGGAAAAATGGACAATTCGATAAAGCGCGTCAACTGGAGATTAAATACCAGAAAATGCCCTCCAAAGATGTCCGTGACCCAGAATACAGAAGGCTAAATTACGTCCGCTATGCTGATGATTTTCTACTTGGTTTCATTGGTTCACTTCAAGAAGCAAAAGAAATTAAGGAAAAACTAAAGACATTCCTAGCCGACAATCTTCAGTTAGAAATGTCAGCAGAAAAGACCTTAATTACTAATGCCAGAAATGAAGCAGCGAACTTCTTAGGTTACGAAATCTTAGTTCAATATTCCGACAATAAGCATACCAATGGTAAACGCTCACTTAATGGAATTACTGCACTAAGAATCCCAGCAAGTTTTGTAGAAGGAAAATGCGCTCTTTATATGAGGAATGGCAAACCCATTCATCGTCCTGAGTTAATAAATGACGATGATTTTACTATCATTAACATTTACCAATCAGAACTCAGAGGCTACGTACAATTCTACAGCCTTGCTCAAAACATTGCATGGCTCCGTAAACTCCAATGGGTTATGTGGAGTTCGTTAATGAAAACCCTTGCCTGTAAACACAAAACTAGCGTAGCCAAAATCTGCGCCAAGTACCAGAAGACGGTAAAACTTCCACAAGGAAGGAGAAAGTGTGTTGAAATAACCGTCCCAGTAGAAGGTAAGAAACCCTTGGTAACTCGTTTCGGGGGCATACAATTAAAACGCAACTTAAAAGCAACCATAGAAGATTTGCCACGAGTGCGAAAACCCGCGTTCAGAAATGAACTGATTAAACGGCTTCTTGCTTCGGAATGTGAGATTTGCGGGGCAACAGGTGATATTGAAGTTCACCATATTCATGCCCTTAAAGACCTCAAAATTAAAGGCAAGAAAGAAAAACCGCAATGGATGCAAATCATGTCCGCACGTAGAAGAAAAACTCTCATGGTTTGCCCTCAATGCCATGATGCAATACACGCTGGTAAACCAATATCTCAACAAGTCTCGCGATAA
- a CDS encoding ABC transporter ATP-binding protein, with protein sequence MSIYQSLKKSYTPDRRRENDWRLFLRLVPYARRNGRLLALSMCLLVPIALANAVQPFLIGQVISLIRNEPSTYEFFRNRPFSQGLNILEGLLVIAIAIQLMLTGFQGYIVQKLGQQITAAIRQDLFQHVTSLAVRFFDRTPVGKLITRITSDVEVLGDVFSTGAVGIISDLFLMLVTLGLMFSIQWQLSCLLVLMLLPTSWVIVYIQKQYRKANYKGREELSILNSQLQENVLGINVVQLFRREKFNAELFRATNSHYTQQMDKTIFYDSFVSATLEWIGLIAIAGVLCVGGWLLLEKNLTFGTLSTFILYAQRLFDPLRAFAEKFTVIQAGFTAIERVSDILDEPIEIRDRANVRFSIFDAKFGYIDEILANLESPDLTSPPELGEIRFDHVWFAYKNDDYVIKDLDFTIHPGEKIALVGPTGAGKTSIIRLLCRLYEPTQGRILIDGVDIREVPQAELRRYMAVILQEGFLFAGDVKSNISLGDGYTIEQIQQAAEETNIAQFIEELPQGYDTQLRERGTNISSGQKQLLAFARAAIRNPQILVLDEATASLDVGTEASVQEALNQLLLRRTAIIIAHRLSTIRNVDRIFVLKRGELIEQGSHEQLLQQGGLYATLHNLQMLGA encoded by the coding sequence ATGAGCATCTACCAATCTCTGAAAAAATCTTATACACCAGATCGTCGGCGTGAAAATGACTGGCGGTTATTTTTGCGTTTGGTGCCTTATGCCCGTCGTAACGGACGGCTATTGGCGCTGTCGATGTGCCTACTCGTACCGATCGCACTAGCTAATGCCGTACAACCTTTCTTGATTGGGCAAGTAATCTCTCTGATTCGTAATGAACCAAGCACTTACGAATTTTTTAGGAATCGTCCCTTCTCGCAAGGGCTGAATATCCTAGAGGGATTACTGGTAATTGCGATCGCCATCCAATTGATGTTGACAGGTTTTCAAGGTTATATAGTCCAAAAGCTAGGGCAACAAATCACCGCAGCAATTCGCCAAGACTTATTTCAGCATGTAACATCTCTAGCAGTGCGCTTTTTTGACCGCACACCCGTAGGTAAATTAATTACCAGAATTACCAGCGATGTAGAAGTGTTAGGCGATGTCTTTTCGACTGGGGCGGTTGGCATTATATCCGATTTGTTTTTAATGCTGGTGACTTTGGGTTTAATGTTTTCCATCCAGTGGCAACTTTCTTGCTTGCTGGTATTGATGCTGTTACCAACTAGCTGGGTAATTGTTTACATTCAAAAACAGTACCGCAAAGCCAATTACAAAGGGCGAGAAGAACTTTCGATCCTGAATTCACAGCTACAAGAAAATGTGCTTGGTATTAACGTCGTGCAGTTGTTTCGTAGAGAAAAATTTAATGCCGAATTGTTTCGTGCGACAAACAGCCACTACACTCAGCAAATGGATAAAACCATCTTTTATGATTCATTTGTTTCAGCAACCTTAGAATGGATTGGACTGATTGCGATCGCAGGTGTTTTGTGCGTGGGTGGGTGGTTGCTGTTGGAAAAAAACTTGACTTTCGGGACTTTATCGACATTTATATTGTATGCACAGCGATTATTTGACCCTTTAAGGGCTTTTGCAGAAAAATTTACAGTAATTCAAGCTGGTTTCACTGCCATTGAACGCGTAAGCGATATATTAGATGAACCGATAGAAATTCGCGATCGCGCCAATGTCCGCTTCTCAATATTTGATGCAAAATTTGGCTACATAGACGAAATCCTAGCAAATCTAGAATCTCCAGACCTCACTTCCCCCCCAGAACTGGGAGAGATTCGCTTCGATCATGTCTGGTTTGCTTACAAAAATGATGATTACGTAATTAAAGACTTAGATTTTACCATTCATCCTGGTGAAAAAATTGCATTAGTCGGCCCTACAGGTGCGGGTAAAACTTCGATCATCCGTCTTTTGTGCCGCCTTTACGAACCCACCCAAGGACGCATTCTCATAGATGGCGTAGACATTCGGGAAGTACCACAAGCAGAACTGCGGCGCTACATGGCAGTAATTTTACAAGAAGGCTTTTTGTTTGCTGGCGATGTTAAAAGCAACATTTCTTTAGGAGATGGCTACACCATTGAACAGATTCAACAAGCAGCGGAAGAAACCAACATTGCCCAGTTTATAGAAGAACTACCCCAAGGCTATGATACTCAACTTCGAGAACGGGGCACAAATATTTCTAGTGGTCAAAAGCAACTTTTAGCCTTTGCACGCGCTGCCATTCGCAATCCGCAAATTTTGGTACTAGATGAGGCTACCGCTAGTTTAGATGTTGGCACAGAAGCTTCAGTTCAAGAGGCATTAAACCAGCTTTTGCTTAGACGTACCGCCATTATTATTGCTCACCGCTTGTCTACAATTCGCAATGTAGACCGGATTTTTGTTCTCAAGCGTGGCGAATTAATCGAACAGGGAAGTCACGAGCAACTTCTGCAACAAGGAGGGCTTTATGCCACTTTACATAACTTACAAATGTTGGGGGCTTAG